The segment TTCCTCCGATGGAATTAAAGGAGAAAGGCAGCGGAAGCGAGGACGATGTCCAGCGGTATTACCTGAAAGCCATGAACTGCCCGCATCATCACCGCATTTTTGCGGCTGAGCCGCGCAGTTACCGCGATCTCCCATTGCGCCTGGCCGAATACGGTTGTTGTTACCGCTACGAGCAGTCGGGCGAACTCTTTGGCCTCATGCGCGTGCGTTCGCTCAACATGAACGACGCGCATATCTACTGCACGCCGGAGCAGTTCGCCGCCGAGTTCAACGCCGTAAACGAGATGTATCTGAAGTATTTCAAGATTTTCGGCTTCGAGAAATACGTCATGCGCTTCAGCACGCACGACCCGTCGCGCCTCACCGGCGACAACGCCAAGTTCGTCAACGAACCGGCGCTGTGGAAGAAGACCGAGGACATGGTGCGCGAGACGTTGAAGAAGTCCGGCATCAACTACGTCGAGGTCGCCAACGAAGCGGCGTTCTACGGCCCGAAGATTGACGTGCAGGTCTGGAGCGTCATCGGCCGCGAATTCACGCTGGCGACCAACCAGGTGGACTTCGCCCAGCCCCGTCGCATGGGTTTGGTTTATCGCGACAAGGACAACTCGAACAAGACGCCGCTGTGTATCCATCGCGCGCCGCTCGGCACGCATGAGCGCTTCATCGGCTTCCTCATCGAGCATTACGCCGGCAACTTCCCGCTCTGGCTCGCGCCGGAGCAGGTCCGCGTGCTCACCATCGGCGACGACGAAGGGTTGGTGAACTACGCCAAAGCCATCGTGACCGAACTGCGCGCGAACATTGTCCGGTGCGAAGGCGATTACGGCACCGACAAGATCAACGGCAAGATTCAGCGCGCCGAAGAAGCGAAAGTGCACACCATGCTCGTCATCGGTGGCCGCGACATGGAAGCGGGAAATGTTTCCGTTCGCCTCCACGGCAAAGGAAACATCGGCGCGAAGCCGAAGGCGGAGGTCGTTGCCGATATTCTGGCGAGTATTAAAGAGCGGCGGGCTTGAATGGTAGCGCGGGCGTTCCGCCCGGCTGAAAATAGTTTGTTACCTTTCCTGCATTGGCGGCATTTAGATACAGATGCAGGAGCTGGACGACATCACTCTGTTGCGGCAATACACGGAGCATAATTCCGAGGAAGCCTTTGCCGAACTCGTCACGCGGCACGTCAACAAGGTCTATTCGGTTGCATTGCGTCACGCTCGCAACCCACATCAAGCCGAGGAAATCACGCAAGCCGTCTTCGTCATTCTCGCCAGAAAATCCAGGCAGCTTGGCAAGAAGGTTGTCCTCGCCGGCTGGCTGTATCAAACAGCGCGGCTGACGGCAGTAACATTTATTCGTAGCGAAACCCGCCGCTCCCGCCGCGAACAAGAGGCTCATGACTTCAGGACTGAGCAACGAATTGAAAGCTGGATTTGGGACGATGTTCGCAAGCTTCGCGCGATTCAGTCTTTTTATTTGGTCGAGCGAAAAAGTGATGGCGACAACCGTGTCTATCGCTATCGGCTGAACTATCAGCACGCATCGCTTTTTGTGAGCTGTACATTCAACAAGGAAGACAAGATCACAAAATTCGCCATCTTTGATTGACGGAAGGTGAAGGTCGCCAACGAGGCGGCGTTCTACGGGCCGAAGATTGACGTGCAGGTGTGGGGGTGTTTGCACACGGCCACCACGTCGGCCGCGAATTCACCATCGCCACCAACCAAGTGGACTTCGCCGTGCCCGCGCGGTTCGGCCTTACTTATCGCGACAAGGACAACTCGAACAAGACGCCGCTGTGCATCCATCGCGCAGCCGTTCCGAATTGTTGCTTGTTCGTTTGCTTTCACGGCGGTTAGTCTCCGGTTCATGTCCAAAACCAATTCTCCACTCAAATCCATGTCCCGTCGGAATTTCATTACCATCTCGGGAGCCGCTTCCGCAATGCTGGTGGCGCGGTCGGACCGGACCGCCGCCCTCGCCGCTCCGGTGGCGGCTGCGAGCGGGACAAAGAAGCGCCCCATTGGCCTCGAATTGTATTCGGTTCGCAATGAACTCATGCGTGATTTGCCCAAGACGCTCGATACGGTCGCAAAGATCGGTTACGAGGTGGTGGAGTTTTACGCGCCCTATTTTGGCTGGACCCTGCCTTACGCAAAGGAGGTGCGAGCGCGCATGGATGATCTTGGACTGCGCTGCTACTCGACACATAATCACATCGAGTCGTTCACCCACGGCGAAACGATGGACAAGGCCATCGAGCTGAATCAGATTTTGGGAACGCGCTACATCGTCATGGCAAGTTCGCCGGGCTGGGCGCGCGGCGTGGAAGGATGGCAACGGTTGTGCAGGCAGCTCTCGGACGCGACCGAAAAGCTTATCCCGCACGGGTTGTCGGCAGGTTACCACAATCACCAGGTTGAATGGGCGAAACTGGACGGTGATCAACGCATCATGGAATTCATTGCCGCCAACACGCCGAAGGAGTTCGTGCTGCAATTGGATGTGGGCACCTGTGTGGAGACGAATTCCCATCCGGTCGAATGGGTGAAGGCCAATCCGGGCCGGATCAAAATTGTTCACCTCAAGGACTGGGCGCCGGACAACGCCGCGCACGACAAGGGATACAAGGTGCTTTTTGGCGAAGGTGTGACGCCCTGGAAGGAGTTGATCGCCGCGCTCGAATCCGTTGGCGGGGTGGAGTTCTACCTGATGGAACAGGAGGGCAGCCGGTTCTCCGAATTTGAAACCGTCAAACACTGCCTCGACAACTGGAACAAGATGAGGGCTTGAGATCGGATGATTTCCGGCTTCGGTGACCGGTCGTGTCGGCGGCTCGCTCCGAGTGAGCAATCGATTGGCCGCATGGCCGGTCCCCACGGGTACCGGCGGACCGGTGACGCGCTTGAATCGGTTGCGACCGGCGTGAAGAAGATTTTCTTAGCGGAGATTGCCGGTTGGTTGGGCTGCCTTGCCGGTTTCTGCGTGCGATCACTTCGATGATTTGAGAGTAAAGAGCAAACTGTAGTTCGACTGATTCTTGTTTCGGATCTGTCTGTCGATTTGGATCGCATCATTCTTCGGCGCCAGCACATTGACCAGATACACGCTGATGGCCGGCAGATGTCGGTTCTCCAGGACAAGCTCATGCCTGCCGGGTGCGAGACCATCGATGGTGGCGGCCGCCTTGAATCGAATCACGCCAATACCAGCCCGGGCGTCACTCAACGGCGGGAAGTTGATGTCACCCGCGGCCAGATTCAACGGCTTTCCGTCGAGACGGACCTGAAGATCCTTCAACAGGCGCCTCGCGTATGTGGCCGCTTCCGTGTCGGAAACGCGGCCGTCGTGATCGCGGTCGATTACCGGAAACAACTGATCAAACACGGCGACACCGGGCGTAAGGTGAATGGACAGGTCAATGCGATTGGTTGCCACCGTGATCCGGGTGGCCTGGAGGTATTCGTCCAGTCGGTGCGCCTGCGTGTTGGAGGCAAAAACGAGCAGAAGCAAACTCGGCAAGGCCCGTTTCATTTACCGGTGAATTTTTTGCCGTAATCGTCGGTTGGATCACGATACATCGTGTGCAGGTGCATGGTCACGTCACCGCCGAGTCGCTGCGGCGCGTACTCGATGACGATTGTCGGCCCCTGGATACGGAAGTAGGCCTTGCCGGCTTCCAGCGGGCCGCTCCACGCAAACCATGTGTCTGCCAGGTGCGCCTTGATCTCGGCCATCTTCTCGGCGGCGGCGGTTTCGTGAATGATTCCCGACCATTCGGAAATCAATTTGATCAACAGCTCGCGCTGGGCATCTGTCAGCCCGGAAGCCTTGATTCCTTCGGGTTCGATCGTTTCACCATCATGCCCGGGGCCCAGCACCAGGTCGCGCATTTGAAATCCCAGGATGGCCTTCTTGCTTTGAGATTCGTCGAGAGATTTGACGAGTTCGAGCGCCTCGTCCGTTTCCCGGCCCAACGGGCGCACGGATTTTCCTTCGAGCGTGTAACGAGCCGGTTGAACCGCGATCAGGCTCGGCGTCAGGATGTTTTCCCGGCCGACGATCGTAATGTTCAAGGCAAGATGATGCCCGCCGAACTGAATCATCCACGGCTCGGTCGTCGAAGGTTTGCCCATGAACGAAACGTAGAATTGATCCTTCCCGAAAGCGGGTGATCCGCCACCGCTTTCTCTCCGCAACACTTCATCGCCGTTGATGATGCCGACGACCTTTTCGTAGCCCATTCTGCTGAGCGCCGTCGCGAGCATCTTCATCACGGCGTCCCGCTGAGACTGCTTCAGGTCGCCCATGCGGAGCCCGCGACGCTCGGCCATGCTGATGGGGAGATTGGACCAACGGACGCGCTGGGCGGCATCGTCGGAAGCGAAGCTCGCCCTGCCGCGCTGGGTGTCGTCCAGCGTCTCAAGAAAGGCATTGGCGGCGCCAACGATCTTCTGGGTTTGCCCGGAAGCAGCGGCCTCCAATCGTACTGAATCGAGCATCCCAATCGTTGCAAGGAAGACGAGAAGCGAAATAGTTGTGTTGCGGACGGACAGGATGGGTTGCATGCAAGGAATGTGCGCAAGAGCAGGCTCCCCGACAATCAAATTTACTCTCCTGCGGTTGCTTCTTCCGTGCCGTGGGAGATCTGCCGCCGTTGACTTGCGACGGCTTCGGTTCCGCCGTTGGGAGTGAATCGAAGTACGTGGGCATGTTCCAGTTTAACTTGTCTCCGGTGTTTGTTTGTGCTCCCATCGCACCGTCTCCCATGAACTACGATTCAAAACGTGTGTAAACTTCGCGACCACTCAAGGACCATGCAACGCACAAATTTCAAACCTCTCACTCGTGTCATTCTTTTTTTGGCGTTGGCCGCCTTTGCTCCGGTGGCTCCGGCTCAGACCATCTACACCTTCACCAAAATCGCCGATACCAACTTCTTTTTTTCCAACTTTAGCGCTCCTAGCCTCAACGACGCGGGCAAAGTCGCTTTCAACGCGAGTGCCCGCGACCAGCGATCCGGCATCTTTTCCGGCGACGGTACAGAAACCGGCCTGGGTGACTATGTGGCTATCGTGATACAACAGCCCGGGACCGGAGTTTATGTGCCCGGTTCGTATGTCGGATCGCGGGTCGCGTTCAGCAGGATTGTGAATCCACAGACTGGAACCGGCGGCATCTTCAGTTCCGATGGCGTGAATCCCCAGACGATCATCGTTGATCCCACAATTGTAAATGTCACCTTGTATCCGCCCCTCATGAACCGCGCCGGACAGGTCGCCTACCTGGGCGGGGGTACGGTTGATCTGAGAGGCATCTACGTCGCCCAAAACGGGTCGAGCCAACCGGTTTACACGATCCCGGCGTTTTTCACGCGTGGACCGGTGGAGATGCACAACGTGTTCGAGTTCGGAAACACGCAAGTGACCGATGCGGGAGCCATCCTTTTTGAAGGCGACTTCTTCAATCTCCCGGTGAATCCCACCGATCCGGAGATCGATTTTGGCGGTCTGGTTCAAGGGGGTCTAAACGGTGGTCTCCCGACTCTGCTCGTGACCGATGGACTATTGAGTAATGGCGACTTTCAATCACTGGAGGAGTTTGCTGGAAATAACGGCGGCCAGGTTGCATGTATCGTCAGCGTTTCCGACGACATCGGGCTTTATTATCGCCTTCTCAGAGTGAACGGCGGTGCTGCCACGTCGATTACCGACACAAGGTCCGGGCCGTTTCTCGATCTCAGTTTCGGCGGCTCCAGGAGCCTCACAATCAACGATAATGGAACGATTATCTTTGTCGCAACGTTCAAAGATGTTAACGGGGTCACCCAGACCGGTCTCTTCACCGGTCCGGATCCGGTAAACGACAAAGTCATCGCCACGGGTGATCCGTTGTTCGGTTCTGTTGTTGGGAGCATTACCTTCGACCGCGTGGGTTTCAACAACCAGGGACAAGTCGCTTTTCGCGCCGCTTTGAATAATGGGAACAGCATGGTTGTCCGCGCCGATCCGAGCAATGGTGGCACAACAGTTGAATGGGTCGGTGCCGGCTCTGGCTCATTCGATGTCTCCAGCAACTGGCAGCCGACCAATGGTGACCCGCCGCGCGTGCCGACCAGGACGGTCACCATCAGCGACACGGCGCTCTTTGACCGCGCGGAAGCCTACACTGTTGATTTCGGGGGCAACCAGCAGCACGTCGAGCGGCTCGTCGTCAAAGACGGAAATGTCCTGTTTGCGAATGGCTCCATCAAGGCGGATGCAACCTCTCCCGAGATACCATCCGTGGAAATTGACAATGCGCGGCTTGGCCTCCTCACAGCGATGTCGCTGACGAACAATCACGCGTTGATCGGCAGTTCGGGGGCTTCGCGGGTGGACGTGGGAGTCGGCGGCGAGTGGGTCAGTCTGGGATCGTTGCACGTGGGCGGAGCAGGACAAGGCATACTCAACATCGAACCGGGTGGAACGGTCGTGAGCGCGGAATCCCTTATCGGCACCGGGGTCGGCGGCGGGCAGGCGATCGTCGGCAATAACGGATCTTGGGATACGGGCGCTATTGCGATCGGGGCGGGTGGCACCGGCGAGTTGATCATTACGAATTCGGGTCATGTCAACAGCACAAATGCAATTGTGGGCCTCAGTCCGGGGCTGGGAAACAAGGTCACCGTGACCGGCTTCAGCGACCCGACGAACTATTCTCAATGGCACGTCGAAAACGGTCTGATCGTTGGACATTCCGGCGCCGGAACGTTGGAAATCAACGATGGGGGATCCTGTTCTGTAAGCCTGCCAGTTATTATTGGGGATTCTCAGGCAAGCGGGACCGTGAAAGTCACTGGCGTCCCTTCCACCAACATCAATGCGAGTTCATATCTGAATGCTTCTGCCATCATCGTGGGTAAAGGCGGTTTGAGCGTCGAAGATGGCGCTTTCGTCCAGGCTGATTACCTGCAGTTGAAAGGGCCTGGAACGGTCAAAGTTTTGGGAGTCAACGCAGCCACTGGCCGGCGATCGGACTTGACGCTGCTCGGTGATCCTCTTGTGGAAACCCTGGTAATCGGAGGCCCGCACGGGAGCAGTTCTTTGGTGGTTGGCGAAGGGGCGCTGATGCATACCGCCGCAGGCAACGTGAAGATCGGCGATGATCCAAGCGCGCCCGCCTGCAAAATTGACATCATCGGCCTCTCCAGCAACCCGACTTCGACGCTTCAAGTGGACAATAACCTGGAGCTGGGCAAAGTGGGCCCCAGCACGATCACGTTGAGCAACGGGAGACTCGAAGTTGGTGGAACCCTGACCGTGTGGGCCAACGGCTTCATTCAAGGTAACGGCGCTTTGATCGCAGGGACACGCGTCAAGAACGGCGGCTACATTTCGCCCGGGCTTTCTCCGGGTCGGCTCATTCTTGAGGGCGATTACGAACAAACCGCGGGCGGCCGATTGAAGATCGAAGTCGGCGGTCCCGATCCGGGCGTCTCTCACGACCAGTTCGTTGTGAATGGCGCCGCAACGCTTGATGGGTCGCTCGAACTGCGCTTCATCAACGGCTTCGCGCCCAGGCAGGGCGACACGTTCAACTTCTTGCAGGTGGGCGGCGCTTTGAGCAATGGATTTGCCACTGTCGAAGTCAAAAACCTTGCACCCGACTTTCAGTTCAACGTCAGCACGAACGGCACAAACGTCTCTCTGGTCGCGGTGAATGACGGCGTGTTCGTGACACCGTTGCAGGGGCAGATTTCGTCGAGCAACGTCGTGACCATCGGTGGCATCACCTACCTGCCCTACGCGCTGAACGTCACCAATGACTGCACGATCGTTGAACCTGTGGGTTCAATCACACGCCAGGGACAGGAACTTTTTCAAACACTGGGCGAACGTGCCGATCCTAAATGCGCGGGCAGCAATGCGAACGCTTCGCGGATTCTGGTCCTTGGCGCACTGGCGCCGGGCAGCTATCAATTCCACTTCATGTCTGACGGTGTGGTGGTGTACACCGTTTCCTTTAACGTCCTGTCCGGCACTGATCAGGTCCTGAGCTTCACTCGCACCGCCGGTGGAGAATTGAATCTACAGATCAACGGTTTGGATTCCGTGCAATACACCATCCAGGCTTCGGCAGATATGACGGACTGGTTCGACCTGCCGACGCACGTTGGAACCTTTCTGGGTCCGTACAACATCTTCGAGCCGTTCTCCGCTTCCAAGGCCCGGTTTTATCGGGTGAAGATTGAGTGATCGGCTGGGGCTGGGCTGGCGCGGTCACCTTGCGACCGAAGCGACAACGAAACGTCAGGCGCCGCGGCTCGCAATGAACGTCGCCCGTATTGCCGCCCGGTTCGCCTTCCGGGTGATCCGTTCCATCAGTTGAAATACGTCCTGGTTGTTCGGCGATGAGACGTTCAACGACGGGCCGCGAGCGGCCACGCGTTGACACTCGCGACAGCAAACCTTACGGTGGGACTGGCATGAACGCACTCCAGGATTCACTGGTCGAGCTGATCCGCCGCACCTCCGCCGAGATCCCCGATGACGTGCATAAAGCGATCATCAATTCCCTCGAACGGGAGAAACAGGGGACCATCGCCGAGTCGGCGATGAAGATCATTGACCGCAACATCGCGCTGGCAAAACAGAAATCCCAGCCGATCTGCCAGGACACCGGCAGTATTTTATTCTATGTCGAATGCCCCGTCGGGATGAACCAGATCGCTTTCGAGGACGCGGCGTGTCTGGCGGTAAAGAAAGCAACGAAGCTCGGTTACCTGCGCCAGAACTCGGTGGATTCGCTCACCGGCATCAATGACGGCACGAACGTCGGTCCCGGCTCGCCAACGTTGCATTTCCATCAGCATCATTTGGACGAAATCCACGTACGGCTCGTGCTCAAGGGCGGCGGCTGCGAAAACGTCGGCGCGCAATACTCGTTGCCGAACGAGAAGCTCAAGGCAAACCGCGACCTCGACGGCTGCCGCAAGGTGATTCTCGACGCCGTGCTTCAGGCGCAGGGCAAAGGCTGCGGGCCGGGCATTCTCGGCGTATGCATTGGCGGCGACCGTGCCACGGGCTACGAATTCTCCAAACGGCAGTTTCTGCGGTTGATCCCCGACCGCAATCCGGTTCCCGAGCTCGACGCCCTCGAGCAGGACGTTTTGAAAACGGCGAACGAACTGGGCATCGGCCCGATGGGTTTCGGCGGCAAGACGACTTTGCTCGGCGTAAAAATCTGTGCGATCAATCGTCTGCCCGCGTCGTTTTTCGTGAGCGTGAGCTACATGTGCTGGGCGTACCGGCGGCAGGGGGTGACGCTGGATGCGGAGGGGAAAATAGGGAAGTGGGTCTATTGAAAATCTATGATTCAACTAAGCGCACCGTTCACGGAATCCAAAATTCGCGCGCTGAAAGTCGGTGATGAAGTCACCATCTCAGGCATCGTGTTCACCGGTCGCGATGCAGTGCATAAGTATTTGCATGAAGGCGGGCAGTTGCCGCCGGGCGTCAATTTGCGCGACGGCATCCTGTATCACTGCGGGCCCGTGGTGCTGAAGGACGAACGGGGCGACTGGAAGGTCACTGCCGCCGGACCGACGACCTCGATTCGCGAGGAGCCGTACCAGGGGGAGATCATCAAGAAATTCGGCATTCGCGGCGTGATTGGCAAAGGCGGCATGGGCGACAAGACGCTCGCTGCGTGCAAGGAGTCCGGCTGCGTTTACCTTCACGCGGTCGGCGGCGCGGCGCAGGTGCTTGCCGAGTGCATCAAAAAAGTCCGCAACGTTTATCTCCTCGATAAGTTCGGCTCGCCCGAAGCCATCTGGGAATTTGAAGTCGCGGATTTTCCCGCCGTGGTGACGATGGATGCGCATGGCAATTCACTGCACAAGGAAGTTTTGGCAGCCAGCCAGGCGGAGCTGGCACAACGCTTGTGACCCCGACGTGAGAAACGGACACATGGCGGGCAACAAACTCGCGGTGCCCGGTCCCGGCGGACCGGGCCGGCGTTGGTGGCGGTGCGGACCGGTCGCGGTTGTTGTCTCCGGGGCATTCTCTTTTATTTCCGCGTCCACCGTGACACGGGCGGATTCGGTCGAGCCTCCGGTGGTGCCGCAGCTCACCGAATTGTTCTGGTCGCTGTTTCTGCTCGTGGCGTTCGTCCTCGTGGGGATCATCTGGGTGGGCATCATCCGGCGGAATGTCCGGCGCCAGACGGAATCGATCCGCCGGCGCGAAGCGGCGTTGGAGGAACACTACCGCGAATTGTTCGAAAACGCGCACGACATCATTTTTACGCACGACCTGGA is part of the Candidatus Angelobacter sp. genome and harbors:
- a CDS encoding DUF3500 domain-containing protein; its protein translation is MQPILSVRNTTISLLVFLATIGMLDSVRLEAAASGQTQKIVGAANAFLETLDDTQRGRASFASDDAAQRVRWSNLPISMAERRGLRMGDLKQSQRDAVMKMLATALSRMGYEKVVGIINGDEVLRRESGGGSPAFGKDQFYVSFMGKPSTTEPWMIQFGGHHLALNITIVGRENILTPSLIAVQPARYTLEGKSVRPLGRETDEALELVKSLDESQSKKAILGFQMRDLVLGPGHDGETIEPEGIKASGLTDAQRELLIKLISEWSGIIHETAAAEKMAEIKAHLADTWFAWSGPLEAGKAYFRIQGPTIVIEYAPQRLGGDVTMHLHTMYRDPTDDYGKKFTGK
- a CDS encoding threonine--tRNA ligase, whose protein sequence is PPMELKEKGSGSEDDVQRYYLKAMNCPHHHRIFAAEPRSYRDLPLRLAEYGCCYRYEQSGELFGLMRVRSLNMNDAHIYCTPEQFAAEFNAVNEMYLKYFKIFGFEKYVMRFSTHDPSRLTGDNAKFVNEPALWKKTEDMVRETLKKSGINYVEVANEAAFYGPKIDVQVWSVIGREFTLATNQVDFAQPRRMGLVYRDKDNSNKTPLCIHRAPLGTHERFIGFLIEHYAGNFPLWLAPEQVRVLTIGDDEGLVNYAKAIVTELRANIVRCEGDYGTDKINGKIQRAEEAKVHTMLVIGGRDMEAGNVSVRLHGKGNIGAKPKAEVVADILASIKERRA
- a CDS encoding choice-of-anchor tandem repeat NxxGxxAF-containing protein — translated: MQRTNFKPLTRVILFLALAAFAPVAPAQTIYTFTKIADTNFFFSNFSAPSLNDAGKVAFNASARDQRSGIFSGDGTETGLGDYVAIVIQQPGTGVYVPGSYVGSRVAFSRIVNPQTGTGGIFSSDGVNPQTIIVDPTIVNVTLYPPLMNRAGQVAYLGGGTVDLRGIYVAQNGSSQPVYTIPAFFTRGPVEMHNVFEFGNTQVTDAGAILFEGDFFNLPVNPTDPEIDFGGLVQGGLNGGLPTLLVTDGLLSNGDFQSLEEFAGNNGGQVACIVSVSDDIGLYYRLLRVNGGAATSITDTRSGPFLDLSFGGSRSLTINDNGTIIFVATFKDVNGVTQTGLFTGPDPVNDKVIATGDPLFGSVVGSITFDRVGFNNQGQVAFRAALNNGNSMVVRADPSNGGTTVEWVGAGSGSFDVSSNWQPTNGDPPRVPTRTVTISDTALFDRAEAYTVDFGGNQQHVERLVVKDGNVLFANGSIKADATSPEIPSVEIDNARLGLLTAMSLTNNHALIGSSGASRVDVGVGGEWVSLGSLHVGGAGQGILNIEPGGTVVSAESLIGTGVGGGQAIVGNNGSWDTGAIAIGAGGTGELIITNSGHVNSTNAIVGLSPGLGNKVTVTGFSDPTNYSQWHVENGLIVGHSGAGTLEINDGGSCSVSLPVIIGDSQASGTVKVTGVPSTNINASSYLNASAIIVGKGGLSVEDGAFVQADYLQLKGPGTVKVLGVNAATGRRSDLTLLGDPLVETLVIGGPHGSSSLVVGEGALMHTAAGNVKIGDDPSAPACKIDIIGLSSNPTSTLQVDNNLELGKVGPSTITLSNGRLEVGGTLTVWANGFIQGNGALIAGTRVKNGGYISPGLSPGRLILEGDYEQTAGGRLKIEVGGPDPGVSHDQFVVNGAATLDGSLELRFINGFAPRQGDTFNFLQVGGALSNGFATVEVKNLAPDFQFNVSTNGTNVSLVAVNDGVFVTPLQGQISSSNVVTIGGITYLPYALNVTNDCTIVEPVGSITRQGQELFQTLGERADPKCAGSNANASRILVLGALAPGSYQFHFMSDGVVVYTVSFNVLSGTDQVLSFTRTAGGELNLQINGLDSVQYTIQASADMTDWFDLPTHVGTFLGPYNIFEPFSASKARFYRVKIE
- a CDS encoding sugar phosphate isomerase/epimerase, producing MSKTNSPLKSMSRRNFITISGAASAMLVARSDRTAALAAPVAAASGTKKRPIGLELYSVRNELMRDLPKTLDTVAKIGYEVVEFYAPYFGWTLPYAKEVRARMDDLGLRCYSTHNHIESFTHGETMDKAIELNQILGTRYIVMASSPGWARGVEGWQRLCRQLSDATEKLIPHGLSAGYHNHQVEWAKLDGDQRIMEFIAANTPKEFVLQLDVGTCVETNSHPVEWVKANPGRIKIVHLKDWAPDNAAHDKGYKVLFGEGVTPWKELIAALESVGGVEFYLMEQEGSRFSEFETVKHCLDNWNKMRA
- a CDS encoding sigma factor, which gives rise to MQELDDITLLRQYTEHNSEEAFAELVTRHVNKVYSVALRHARNPHQAEEITQAVFVILARKSRQLGKKVVLAGWLYQTARLTAVTFIRSETRRSRREQEAHDFRTEQRIESWIWDDVRKLRAIQSFYLVERKSDGDNRVYRYRLNYQHASLFVSCTFNKEDKITKFAIFD